Proteins from a single region of Megalopta genalis isolate 19385.01 chromosome 3, iyMegGena1_principal, whole genome shotgun sequence:
- the DCAF12 gene encoding DDB1 and CUL4 associated factor 12-like protein: MAETQRMTVYGRYPPCADADRLDERRARLALSLERNRKLDKQEDFVCYESSDDEAESINEGKQFLRTSFNFVDYVCAREIDTREVRKINQEYGFRHILTHELFKEYSVSLNNMNKVFCSQWLSDRQVVFGTKCNKLMVYDVATQKLDQIPSLHGRQVNSGGAAVPEQQCGIHCVQINPSRTLLSTGARNSNEIAIYRLPTLDPVCVGEGAHRDWVFDMCWLDDEFLVSGSRDTKMALWRIDNDLAEAPDKADVPTHRLIQPVCVKECRSAQRVRALAFHRTYKEIAALTLNSFIHIWSAETFRQKISRKLPVSQENVCLAVQDNGVYAVGCRSHTLLLDPRTLQIIKKVPSRYSGCGIRSASFQGSILTIGTGLGMLMFYDVRAQKYLESSINSIRTVILKASKGYVFPDEEYIDGFQNVRYTPAIYTHCYDGSGTRLFAAGGPLPMNLYGNYAGLWQ; this comes from the exons atgGCTGAGACACAGAGAATGACTGTCTACGGCAGATATCCTCCTTGTGCTGATGCAGACCGCTTAGATGAACGTCGTGCAAG ATTAGCCTTAAGTCTGGAAAGAAATCGAAAGCTAGATAAGCAAGAAGACTTTGTGTGTTATGAATCAAGTGACGATGAAGCAGAATCTATAAATGAAGGAAAACAGTTTTTAAGGACATCGTTTAACTTTGTGGACTATGTATGTGCTAGGGAAATAGATACAAGAGAAGTGCGGAAAATTAATCAAGAATATGGATTTCGCCATATATTGACTCATGAATTATTTAAAGAATATTCAGTTAGtttaaataatatgaataaagtTTTTTGCTCTCAGTGGTTAAGTGATAGACAAGTAGTATTCGGTACAAAATGCAACAAATTGATGGTTTATGATGTAGCAACACAAAAGTTAGATCAAATACCATCTCTGCATGGAAGACAAGTTAATTCAGGAGGTGCTGCAGTTCCCGAACAACAATGCGGTATACATTGTGTTCAAATTAATCCGTCAAG AACACTTCTGTCAACTGGAGCAAGAAATAGTAATGAAATTGCAATATACAGGCTACCAACATTAGACCCAGTTTGTGTAGGAGAAGGTGCACATAGAGATTGGGTTTTTGATATGTGTTGGTTAGATGATGAATTTTTAGTTTCTGGTTCTAGAGACACTAAAATGGCTTTATGGCGTATTGATAATGACCTTGCAGAAGCTCCTGATAAAGCAGATGTACCCACACACAG GCTAATTCAACCAGTCTGTGTAAAAGAATGCAGATCGGCTCAAAGAGTGCGTGCACTTGCTTTCCATAGGACATACAAAGAAATTGCAGCACTTACTTTAAATAGTTTTATACACATTTGGTCTGCTGAGACGTTCAGACAAAAAATATCTAGAAAATTACCAGTTTCCCAAGAAAATGTTTGCCTTGCAGTACAAGATAATGGTGTATATGCAGTAGGATGTCGATCTCACACTTTATTGTTAGATCCAAGGACattacaaattattaaaaaagtACCATCGCG ATACAGCGGCTGTGGAATTCGATCAGCCAGTTTCCAGGGTTCCATTTTAACAATAGGGACAGGATTAGGAATGTTGATGTTTTATGATGTCAGAGCACAGAAGTATCTCGAGTCTTCAATCAATTCTATCAGAACAGTTATACTGAAAGCTTCTAAAGGATATGTA TTTCCTGATGAAGAATACATTGATGGATTCCAAAACGTGAGATATACGCCTGCTATATATACTCATTGCTATGATGGATCAGGTACGCGGTTATTTGCGGCTGGTGGTCCTCTACCTATGAATCTTTACGGTAATTATGCAGGATTGTGGCAATAA
- the LOC117229569 gene encoding U3 small nucleolar RNA-associated protein 15 homolog — translation MASFKKINTKVFARSGTELTPDNIYWKKYTAPVLVKEFGPVDYIDFSPVEPHYFAVTCSVRVQVYNPITKLVIKNLSRFKEAAYGGSFRSDGKLLCAGGEEAVIRLFDVNTKSLLRLFSGHKAAVHRTFFTANNLNIASFSDDKTVVVWDIPSEKQVISFHEHSDYIRAGAVSPISKDILLSGGYDKHIYMYDTRTNKQILNVSHEAPVESLLFLPSGGIFLSAGGTEIRVWDALAGGRLLAKIVQHHKTVTCLKLASNGHRILSGSLDRHVKIYDAGTYKTVHSLDYPNSVLSIGTSSNDETIVAGMVDGLISVRRREEDMKQEKPQRKKVSYRHSGKNLHTPHVDMVISEDMKEIMSKHDTYLRKFQYSKALDCVMMTYVVNKAPHVTVALMQELIRRQGLKQALAGRNGKSLVNIIKFLNKHVGNVQFGRVLVHVANTLMDVYEDRLDELGPEPRKMFTILAYKLEEEENLILALSELQGKLHIILSAAETVAPAIVKDNLALEPSTAAQKNLILSIA, via the exons ATGGCGTCCTTTAAGAAAATAAATACCAAAGTATTTGCAAGATCGGGAACTGAATTAACCCCGGACAACATATATTGGAAAAAGTATACT GCTCCTGTTTTGGTTAAGGAATTCGGACCTGTAGATTATATTGATTTTTCACCGGTGGAACCACATTATTTTGCTGTCACATGTTCTGTAAGAGTACAAGTATACAATCCAATTACAAAGCTAGTCATAAAGAACCTTAGCAGATTTAAGGAAGCTGCCTACGGCGGCTCTTTCCGCAGCGATGGAAAATTGCTTTGTGCTGGTGGTGAAGAAGCAGTTATTAGACTCTTCGATGTTAACACAAAAAGTCTCCTTCGACTTTTTTCTGGACATAAAGCTGCCGTACACCGAACTTTCTTTACAGCCAACAATCTAAACATAGCTTCATTTTCTGATGATAAAACGGTTGTTGTTTGGGATATACCCAGTGAAAAACAAGTTATATCATTTCATGAACACTCGGACTATATCAGGGCTGGTGCAGTTAGTCCTATTTCCaaagatatattattatctGGTGGTTACGATAAACACATCTATATGTACGATacaagaacaaacaaacaaattctcAATGTTAGCCATGAAGCACCTGTTGAAAGTTTATTATTTTTACCATCTGGTGGAATATTTTTGTCTGCAG GTGGAACAGAAATTAGAGTATGGGATGCACTTGCTGGAGGAAGATTACTTGCCAAAATTGTGCAACATCATAAAACTGTAACATGTTTGAAACTGGCTTCAAATGGTCACAGGATCTTATCTGGCTCGTTGGATAGACATGTAAAAATTTATGATGCTGGCACATATAAGACTGTTCATTCATTAGACTATCCAAATTCAGTTCTTAGCATAGGAACCAGT TCGAATGATGAAACTATAGTAGCCGGTATGGTTGACGGATTAATTTCTGTcagaagaagagaagaagatATGAAGCAAGAGAAACCACAACGTAAAAAAGTGTCATATAGGCATTCGGGTAAAAATTTGCACACACCACATGTAGACATGGTAATAAGTGAGGATATGAAAGAAATCATGTCTAAACACGATACCTATTTAAGAAAGTTTCAATATTCAAAAGCTTTGGACTGTGTCATGATGACTTATGTTGTAAATAAGGCACCACATGTTACGGTTGCACTCATGCAAGAACTTATCAGAAGACAAGGTTTAAAACAAGCTCTTGCTGGTAGAAACGGCAAATCTCTTGTAAATAtcataaaatttttaaataaacatgtGGGAAATGTTCAATTTGGAAGAGTATTAGTACATGTGGCCAATACTTTAATGG ATGTTTACGAAGATCGTTTGGATGAACTTGGCCCAGAACCACGAAAGATGTTTACTATTTTAGCATACAAAttggaagaagaagaaaatttaatattagCTCTATCAGAATTGCAAGGAAAATTACACATAATATTATCTGCTGCAGAAACTGTAGCTCCCGCAATAGTCAAAGACAATCTCGCATTGGAACCATCAACTGCAGCTCAGAAAAATCTAATTTTAAGTATagcataa
- the LOC117229572 gene encoding programmed cell death protein 7, producing MYRPIDQSIYNANYSMNVYPNYICPIGTSSDVTNVTITNENRYADEKDIEHILEKVDLPKNINDQKKLQKSSKIATTKDAITAAYKLNEKLKVICAELKNDENLSEEEWQEKINICETAKSEIMKLLEPIKDPNFLNHLKKHLERRKKKRLRERIKKEKWKHEKVMRAERRARLHAQIDSWIRKEQAVIEKEKQEENLRKDADMILSDIRGKRNDARKYLGLLQDLKNLRNIKTNIARARGEHLSSVADEAFNNIIAKLTEQWSALDREYSIEEQGLKLMLKTDNEERIEKQKKNVFDEWENVLFGRNMLTNDQYDIDLANFISVRTAWDKYISTDGDASSIPLGWVMPDKPSSAAWQKCLKKEIP from the exons ATGTATCGTCCAATAGATCAGTCTATTTATAATGCAAATTATAGTATGAATGTTTATCCAAATTATATTTGTCCAATCGGTACATCTTCTGATGTTACCAACGTTACAATTACAAATGAAAACCGATATGCTGACGAAAAGGATATTGAACATATCCTAGAAAAAGTTGACCTGCCTAAGAATATAAACGACCAGAAAAAACTTCAAAAAAGTTCTAAAATTGCAACTACCAAAGATGCCATAACAGCAGcatataaattaaatgaaaaattaaaagtaaTTTGTGCAGAACTAAAAAATGATGAAAATTTATCAGAGGAAGAATGGCAAGAGAAAATTAATATTTGTGAAACAGCAAAAAGCGAAATTATGAAGTTATTAGAGCCTATTAAAGATCCAAATTTCTTAAATCACCTAAAGAAACATTTAGAAAGACGTAAGAAAAAAAGATTACGAGAacgaattaaaaaagaaaaatggaaaCATGAAAAAGTAATGAGAGCAGAAAGAAGAGCGAGATTACATGCACAGATTGATTCATGGATTAGAAAAGAACAAGCTGTAATAGAGAAGGAGAAGCAGGAAGAAAATTTACGTAAAGATGCAGATATGATCTTATCTGATATTAGAGGGAAACGAAATGATGCAAGGAAATACCTTGGATTGTtacaagatttaaaaaatttgagaaACATTAAAACCAATATTGCCAGAGCGAGGGGAGAACATTTATCTTCAGTAGCTGATGAAGCATTTAATAATATCATAG CAAAGTTAACAGAACAATGGTCAGCACTTGATAGAGAATATTCGATAGAAGAACAAGGTTTAAAATTGATGTTAAAAACTGATAATGAAGAAAGAAttgagaaacaaaagaaaaatgtatttGATGAGTGGGAAAATGTACTTTTTGGGAGAAATATGTTAACAAATGATCAATATGATATTGATTTAGCTAATTTTATTAGTGTGAG AACTGCTTGGGACAAATACATAAGTACAGATGGTGATGCATCATCAATTCCACTTGGATGGGTAATGCCTGATAAACCTTCTTCTGCTGCCTGGCAAAAGTGTCTCAAAAAAGAAATACCATGA
- the LOC117229574 gene encoding tubulin-specific chaperone A: MSDPRIRTLKIKTGVVKRLAKEKVTYEKEAAQQRERIQKLQEQDKDGYDVKKQEEVLQESLMMVPDCQRRLVKAFDELKKILETEQDLKEIEDYIEAEKVLEEAEAQLPKEGGIMDMC, encoded by the exons ATGTCTGATCCTCGTATAAGAACTCTAAAGATTAAAACTGGAGTAGTGAAACGTCTCGCGAAAGAAAAAGTTACGTATGAAAAAGAAGCAGCACAGCAACGTGAAAGGATACAAAAATTACAGGAACAGG ACAAAGATGGTTACGATGTAAAGAAGCAAGAAGAAGTTCTTCAAGAATCGCTCATGATGGTACCGGATTGTCAACGGCGTCTCGTAAAAGCATTTGATGAGCttaaaaaaattttagaaaCGGAACAAGATTTAAAAGAAATCGAAGATTACATAGAAGCTGAGAAAGTATTAGAAGAAGCCGAAGCTCAACTCCCTAAGGAAGGAGGGATTATGGATATGTGTTAG
- the temp gene encoding protein prenyltransferase alpha subunit repeat-containing protein tempura: MQDDIFPAAEKILSDIENVVKKNPSLKSFEIVPAEDNENKSPVFHQEDSLGLASWCVQPLCCYAYRRLFELRQNKHRREEPSTIARWLLGALLLNPDVTTFWNMRRELVRSHKLEVSEEFAFSRLVLYHKPKCFDAFAYRQWLLLYVLNAKDSRYDFESAESPLCTELNLVTTCADRYANNYNAWSHRRHVMALRESRGFAYPNFENEWKNTLAWCQRHVSDYSGLSYRQFLLQKYMFEFKELPRESLIKCPAITEQCREELFAYIKSNIGDAHKLQRLFNVMETEYKASSTSAEQQAYFRTLSYWAEECRANESAICMYNDYEALWCHRRFLACVLVRFIAMYIKHSCRTDDESAEESVQAADVQNKLAAIEDDAMLCHDFLVEAFCARTEKLGELATKRDQHEKMLVERFFKFLRNIGFGIRCSSC, encoded by the exons ATGCAAGACGATATTTTTCCGGCAGCAGAGAAAATTCTTTCCGACATCGAAAATGTGGTGAAGAAGAATCCGTCACT GAAGAGCTTCGAAATAGTTCCCGCGGAAGATAATGAAAATAAATCACCAGTATTTCATCAGGAGGACTCTCTTGGATTGGCCTCGTGGTGCGTACAACCACTTTGTTGCTACGCTTATCGCCGACTCTTTGAACTTCGTCAGAACAAACACAGGCGCGAGGAGCCTAGCACAATAGCAAGATGGTTACTGGGCGCTCTGCTATTAAATCCGGATGTCACGACGTTTTGGAATATGCGACGGGAGTTAGTGAGAAGCCACAAATTAGAGGTGTCGGAGGAATTTGCTTTCTCACGATTGGTGCTCTACCATAAGCCGAAATGCTTCGACGCGTTCGCCTACCGGCAGTGGTTATTGTTGTACGTACTAAACGCCAAAGACAGCCGTTACGATTTCGAATCGGCGGAGTCGCCTCTATGCACGGAATTGAACTTGGTGACGACCTGCGCGGACAGGTACGCGAACAACTACAACGCGTGGAGTCACCGGCGGCACGTGATGGCTCTCCGAGAGTCGCGAGGCTTCGCTTATCCTAATTTCGAAAACGAGTGGAAGAACACGCTTGCGTGGTGTCAGAGACACGTATCGGATTACAGCGGACTTTCCTATCGACAATTCTTGTTGCAGAAGTACATGTTCGAGTTCAAAGAACTACCTAGAGAGTCGTTGATAAAGTGTCCGGCGATCACCGAGCAATGTAGGGAGGAACTGTTCGCGTACATTAAATCTAACATCGGTGACGCGCATAAATTACAGCGGCTGTTCAACGTTATGGAGACAGAATATAAAGCGAGTTCCACGAGTGCGGAACAACAAGCGTACTTTCGTACTCTGTCTTACTGGGCGGAGGAATGCCGCGCGAACGAGAGCGCTATTTGCATGTATAACGACTACGAGGCTCTCTGGTGTCACCGTAGGTTCCTGGCGTGTGTTCTCGTGCGTTTCATCGCGATGTATATAAAGCATTCCTGCCGAACGGACGACGAGAGTGCCGAGGAATCGGTCCAGGCGGCGGACGTTCAAAACAAGTTAGCCGCGATAGAAGACGATGCGATGTTGTGCCATGATTTTCTTGTGGAGGCGTTTTGCGCGCGGACCGAGAAGCTCGGCGAGCTCGCGACCAAACGAGACCAACACGAAAAGATGCTCGTCGAGAGATTCTTCAAGTTTCTTCGAAATATCGGGTTCGGGATCAGGTGTTCATCCTGTTAG